GCCGCCTCCTTGGGGTAGAGCTTCGCCTTAGCCCGCATACGCCTCCCAAAGCAGGGTGGCGAGGGGCGCCACCCTGAGCCCCAAGCCCTTCTTGCCCATGCGCCCCGAGAGGTGGAGGAGGCAGCCCGCGTCCGTGGAGGTGAGGACCTCGGCCTCGGGCAAGGTGGCGAGCTTCCGGTCCGCCATGGCCAAGGAGACCTCGGGGAGCTTCACCGAGAAAAGCCCCCCAAAGCCGCAGCACTCCTCCCAGGCCTCCCAGGGGAGGACCTCGGCCCCGGCGTTTTGGAGGAGGAGAAGGGGCTCCTCCCGCACCCCGAGTTCCCTTAAGGCGTGGCAGCCGTGGTGGTAGGCCACCTTCCTCCCTTTAAGCCCCTCTCCGAGCTTCTCCACCCCGAGGACCCGCACCAGGAACTGGGAGAGCTCGTAGGTCTTCTCCGCCATGGCCAAAGCCTCCCGGTTTCCGGGAAGGAGCTCGGGGTAGTGGTTCTTCACCATGCTGGCGCAGCTTCCCGAGGGCAGGACCACGTACTCCGCCTCCTCAAAGACCTCCAGGGTCCTTTTGGCGAGGGGCCTTGCCTCGTCCCAGTACCCGGCGTTGAAGGCGGGCTGGCCGCAGCAGGTCTGGCCCTCGGGGAAGTCCACCTCCACCCCCAAGGCCCTTAGGAGCCTCACCGCCGCCACCCCGGCTTCGGCGTAGAACTGGTCCGCCAGGCAGGTGATGAAGAGGGCCACGCGCATTTGTGCCCAATATACTCCTATGGGACCTGTAGTACCTGGCTTGCCTCAGGGACTTGGAGGAGTACGCCCTGGATTTGATCCGTCAACACATTGCGCGCAAGTTTAAAGGGCACCGCTTGGCTTATCTCGTGGAGGCGATTCTTCAAGCCGAGGGGTACTTCACTTACCGTTCTCCCGAGGGACCCGATGGGGGTGTGGACATTCTGGCGGGGCGGGGCCCTCTGGGGTTTGACGAACCTAGGCTTGCTGTACAGGTGAAGTCGGGGGATGCTCCCGTGGGTGGCCCCGAGCTCAACCAGCTTCGCGGCGCCATGGGCAAGCTGAACGCCCGCGTGGGGCTTTTTGTTTCCTGGGGTGGATTTAAGGGGGCCGCCGAGAAGGAGAAGGCGCAGTCCTTCTTTGAGATAAGGCTTTGGGACGCCAACGACCTCATTCAGGCCCTACTCGCCAACTACGAAAGGCTTCCCGACGATATTCAGGCGGAAATACCCCTCAAGCGCATTTGGATCCTGCTACCTGGTGAGGAAGAAGGGTGACGCTTTCTTGGTGAAGGCTCTGAAACGCAG
This region of Thermus thermophilus genomic DNA includes:
- a CDS encoding (Fe-S)-binding protein, yielding MRVALFITCLADQFYAEAGVAAVRLLRALGVEVDFPEGQTCCGQPAFNAGYWDEARPLAKRTLEVFEEAEYVVLPSGSCASMVKNHYPELLPGNREALAMAEKTYELSQFLVRVLGVEKLGEGLKGRKVAYHHGCHALRELGVREEPLLLLQNAGAEVLPWEAWEECCGFGGLFSVKLPEVSLAMADRKLATLPEAEVLTSTDAGCLLHLSGRMGKKGLGLRVAPLATLLWEAYAG
- a CDS encoding restriction endonuclease: MEEYALDLIRQHIARKFKGHRLAYLVEAILQAEGYFTYRSPEGPDGGVDILAGRGPLGFDEPRLAVQVKSGDAPVGGPELNQLRGAMGKLNARVGLFVSWGGFKGAAEKEKAQSFFEIRLWDANDLIQALLANYERLPDDIQAEIPLKRIWILLPGEEEG